The Drosophila bipectinata strain 14024-0381.07 chromosome 2L, DbipHiC1v2, whole genome shotgun sequence genome has a segment encoding these proteins:
- the Acsf2 gene encoding medium-chain acyl-CoA ligase ACSF2, mitochondrial — MLNGKLQTVSRYALRQKCVFKSIRSISTSLPILISHKHHVGKDPLVYRTVGSQLELSAAEFGNTEAIVSCHEGKRYTFKSLLKEADGLAAGLLKLGLKRGDTVGLWAPNYMHWYLGMMGAARAGLTSVGINPAFQGPEVAYCLNKVNIKAIIAPESFKTQNYYEILRDICPEIVNAESGKIRSEKFPHLQSVIINSNDRLKGAIRFDDLLDLANKSEREEISKIQNQVLPESPCNIQFTSGTTGNPKAAALSHYNFVNNGIHVGNRNELAGERICVQVPMFHAFGVVITIMGAMTKGATMVLPAAGFSPKDSLQAIVNEKCSVLHGTPTMYVDLVNTQRKLKLPLGRIKKAVTGGAIVSPQLIKDVREVLGVESVRSVYGLTETTAVIFQSLPGDHDDIVLNSVGHLQDHIEAKVVDAEGKCVPYGQPGELCVRGYVTMLGYHGDEEKTTETIGKDKWLRTGDQFILEENGYGRIVGRLKEMIIRGGENIFPKEIEDFLNAHPDIIEAHVIGVPDERLGEEVCAFVRLNEGVDPASITAEALKAYSKGKLAHFKIPRFVIPVDSFPKTTSGKIQKFKLVKAFKERQSQDRNTARA; from the exons ATGTTGAACGGAAAGCTGCAAACTGTTTCCAGATATGCTTTGAGGCAGAAATGTGTCTTTAAGTCGATTCGCAG CATCTCTACCTCACTACCAATCCTGATTAGCCACAAACACCATGTGGGCAAAGATCCACTGGTTTACCGAACTGTTGGAAGCCAATTGGAACTATCAGCAGCAGAGTTTGGAAATACAGAGGCTATCGTCTCGTGTCACGAGGGAAAGCGATACACTTTTAAGAGCCTTTTGAAGGAAGCGGATGGCCTGGCGGCGGGTCTGCTGAAGCTGGGACTAAAGCGTGGTGATACAGTGGGTCTTTGGGCTCCAAACTATATGCACTGGTATCTGGGAATGATGGGAGCTGCTAGAGCCGGTCTCACCTCGGTGGGAATCAATCCCGCCTTCCAGGGACCCGAGGTGGCCTACTGCCTGAATAAAGTGAACATAAAGGCTATCATTGCGCCAGAGTCCTTTAAGACCCAAAACTATTACGAGATTCTGAGAGACATCTGCCCGGAGATTGTGAACGCAGAATCGGGCAAGATCCGCAGTGAGAAGTTCCCGCATCTGCAATCCGTTATCATCAACAGTAACGACAGGTTGAAGGGTGCAATTCGTTTCGACGACCTTCTGGACTTGGCCAACAAGTCGGAGCGGGAAGAGATATCTAAAATCCAGAACCAAGTCCTTCCAGAGTCTCCTTGCAATATTCAGTTTACGTCAGGAACCACGGGAAATCCCAAGGCGGCTGCTCTGTCCCATTACAACTTCGTGAACAATGGTATCCATGTGGGCAACCGGAACGAACTGGCCGGCGAAAGGATCTGCGTTCAGGTGCCAATGTTCCATGCTTTTGGAGTGGTAATCACGATTATGGGTGCGATGACCAAGGGAGCCACTATGGTACTCCCAGCCGCCGGTTTCAGTCCCAAAGACTCCCTCCAGGCGATCGTCAATGAAAAGTGTTCAGTCCTCCACGGAACACCAACCATGTATGTGGATTTGGTGAACACCCAAAGGAAACTGAAACTGCCACTGGGCAGGATCAAGAAAGCCGTTACCGGAGGTGCCATTGTTTCGCCGCAACTTATCAAGGATGTTCGAGAGGTCCTTGGCGTAGAATCCGTGCGAAGTGTGTACGGGCTGACGGAGACCACAGCTGTCATCTTCCAGTCCCTGCCTGGTGACCATGATGACATTGTCCTCAACTCAGTGGGTCACCTGCAGGATCATATCGAGGCCAAGGTGGTGGATGCCGAGGGCAAGTGCGTCCCTTACGGCCAGCCAGGGGAACTGTGTGTACGAGGATACGTTACTATGTTGGGCTACCACGGTGACGAAGAGAAGACCACCGAAACCATTGGCAAGGACAAGTGGCTCCGCACTGGCGACCAGTTTATCCTGGAGGAGAACGGATACGGACGCATCGTGGGCCGTCTCAAGGAAATGATAATTCGCGGTGGCGAAAACATTTTCCCCAAAGAGATCGAAGACTTTTTAAATGCCCATCCGGACATTATCGAAGCACAT gtGATAGGTGTTCCGGACGAGCGACTGGGCGAGGAGGTTTGCGCCTTTGTCCGCCTTAATGAGGGCGTAGACCCTGCCTCCATTACAGCAGAGGCTCTAAAGGCCTACAGCAAGGGAAAGCTGGCCCACTTCAAAATACCTCGCTTTGTGATTCCCGTAGACTCATTCCCGAAGACTACCTCTGGCAAGATCCAGAAGTTCAAACTAGTAAAAGCATTTAAGGAGAGACAGAGTCAAGACCGCAATACTGCCAGGGCTTAG
- the fusl gene encoding uncharacterized protein fusl translates to MLATDKGTQASPTPIIVSTSARSQKSHCHGPAGADQQLLQHPAHHHPHLHTASHSSHLPHHHPHGHGTACEKRLEAETPRKNLHELLLEFLDIMLSCLVVAPCVIAYWRGTWELMGVYLFPKSLPLSAMASFLIGGLGHFIFTVTQNFFKDYIHPDRRRLTYYIVSRLYTAVFGIVCVNMWRGAWLLCDWLTSVDSLIIVSVVTTIALIFLLATRTLRNLGAAPYTVTMDHKTDYFEVDTMFKIPGFHQPGLYVLDTLFSVFVIGSLVVIAWRGVWGIFDLLLFPRDRAKSAWGSLMIGYLTVFVTFLIHPLMRYVCRRISGILKLIICDIYYLMTFFGAVNAWRGIWNLLDVYLYPDDRLMSFWLTHIIPFLLLAAIKCSNSILVRGVFIDGEGVGADSVDIPINYVRLHFLRERQKKNAHQLSPTKPSPPHYYLKPEHASLGLATEKDKEAHSSLIEKPHPPVQMV, encoded by the exons atgttggcCACGGACAAGGGCACCCAGGCCAGCCCCACGCCGATCATCGTGAGCACCAGCGCCAGGTCGCAGAAATCTCATTGCCATGGTCCGGCGGGTGCGGACCAGCAGCTCCTGCAGCATCCAGCCCACCACCATCCGCACTTGCACACCGCCTCCCATTCCAGCCACCTGCCCCATCATCATCCACACGGACATGGTACTGCCTGCGAGAAGCGCCTGGAGGCGGAGACGCCCCGGAAGAACCTCCACGAACTGCTGCTCGAGTTCCTGGACATTATGCTCTCCTGTCTGGTGGTGGCGCCCTGTGTGATCGCCTACTGGCGTGGCACTTGGGAGCTGATGGGCGTGTATCTCTTTCCCAAGAGCCTGCCCCTCTCCGCGATGGCTAGTTTCCTCATCGGCGGACTCGGCCACTTTATCTTTACCGTAACACAGAATTTCTTCAAGGACTACATCCATCCGGACAGGCGGCGACTCACCTACTACATAGTCTCGCGGCTCTATACGGCCGTATTCGGTATAGTCTGCGTGAACATGTGGCGTGGGGCGTGGCTGCTCTGCGACTGGCTAACCAGTGTGGACTCTCTGATTATCGTTTCTGTGGTAACGACGATAGCCCTCATCTTCCTGTTGGCCACGCGCACGCTAAGGAACCTGGGAGCTGCCCCATACACGGTGACCATGGACCACAAGACCGACTATTTTGAGGTGGACACCATGTTCAAAATACCC GGTTTTCATCAACCTGGCCTGTATGTTCTGGACACCCTCTTTTCGGTCTTTGTCATTGGAAGTCTAGTGGTCATTGCCTGGCGCGGAGTCTGGGGCATCTTTGATCTGCTCCTGTTTCCCAGAGACCGAGCAAAGTCTGCCTGGGGTTCACTG ATGATTGGTTACCTGACGGTATTCGTGACCTTCCTCATCCACCCCCTGATGCGTTATGTATGCCGGCGGATAAGCGGCATCCTCAAACTAATTATTTGCGACATTTACTATTTAATGACCTTCTTTGGCGCCGTGAATGCCTGGCGAGGCATATGGAACTTGTTGGATGTGTACCTGTACCCAG ACGACAGGCTTATGAGTTTCTGGTTAACGCACATCATTCCTTTCCTGCTTCTGGCCGCCATCAAGTGCTCCAACTCCATCCTGGTACGGGGCGTATTCATCGATGGCGAGGGAGTTGGCGCCGATAGCGTCGATATACCCATCAACTATGTGAGGCTGCACTTCCTCCGCGAGCGGCAAAAGAAAAACGCCCACCAACTATCCCCCACGAAGCCATCGCCGCCGCACTATTATTTGAAGCCGGAGCACGCCTCGCTCGGCTTGGCTACGGAAAAGGACAAGGAGGCCCACAGCAGCCTCATCGAGAAGCCCCACCCACCCGTACAGATGGTCTAA
- the LOC108127314 gene encoding acylphosphatase-2 codes for MGIPDIRQLVTLDFEVYGHVQGLNLTKDTRDRCTKAGITGWVKNSKAGTIVGKMQGPKEEVEKMVTWLSSEGSPGCQIDRCELRNQGNLSRLDYKDFAIRF; via the exons ATGGGTATTCCAGACATCCGACAGCTTGTGACGCTGGACTTTGAGGTCTACGGGCATGTTCAAG GCCTGAATCTCACGAAAGATACCCGCGACCGGTGCACCAAGGCAGGAATCACGGGCTGGGTGAAAAACAGCAAGGCGGGCACCATTGTGGGCAAGATGCAGGGTCCCAAGGAGGAGGTCGAAAAGAT GGTGACCTGGCTGTCCAGCGAGGGATCTCCTGGCTGCCAAATTGATCGTTGCGAGTTGCGAAACCAGGGAAACCTCAGCCGACTGGACTACAAGGACTTTGCCATTAGATTTTAG
- the cype gene encoding cytochrome c oxidase subunit 6C-1 — MANTPATSSSAGPVLRGLHNATIKRNLAAALGLSAIVTIAFKLLVNDPKKAAYAEFYQKYDANKSFERMKAAGRFQSC; from the exons ATGGCCAACACTCCAGCAACCTCCAGCAGCGCCGGCCCTGTGCTCCGTGGCCTCCACAATGCCACCATCAAGCGCAACCTCGCTGCGGCTCTCGGTCTGTCCGCAATTGTGACCATTGCCTTCAAGCTGCTGGTCAACGATCCCAAGAAGGCCGCCTACGCCGAGTTCTACCA GAAATACGACGCCAACAAGTCGTTCGAGCGGATGAAGGCCGCCGGCCGTTTCCAGTCCTGCTAG